Within the Tessaracoccus flavescens genome, the region GCTCAGCGCCCGCGAGCGCGAGGTGCTGAAGCTGATCGCGCGTGGCTACTCCTACAAGGAGGTGGCCAAGGAGCTGTTCATCTCCATCAAGACGGTCGAGACGCACGTCTCCAGCGTGCTGCGCAAGCTGCAGCTGTCGAACCGTCACCAGTTGACGAAGTGGGCGACGGACCGCCACCTCGTGTGAGCCGGCCCCGCCACCGGCGGGCTGAGGAGTCAGCGAAGCGGCGCCGATCGGATGATCGGCGCCGCTTTACTTGGTTGTTGTGGAAGGTCAGGCCTTGCGCTTGGTGACCAGTCCGTAGATGAACAGGACGAGGAGGGCGCCGACGACAGAGAAGATCAGTCCCCTGAAGGAGAAGATCTCGTTGTAGCTGACACCCAGGAGCGCACCACCCAGGAAGCCGCCGAGGACTGCCCCGACGATGCCGAGGAGGATCGTGGCGACCCAGCCGCCACCCTGCTCACCGGGCATGATGGCCTTAGCGATGGCCCCGCCGAGGAGGCCGATGACGATGTATCCAATGATGGTTCCCATGTGTTCCACAATGCCGTGAAATAGATGAGTTGTAAACAACATCCGGCCCTGAACACCCCTGATTTCACTGGCGTGTCTGGTCAGGGCATACCCCTAATGGGTATCGTGGGGTCATGGATATCCTGTTCAACATCCTGCTCTTTCTGCATCTGGTAGGGTTCGCCGCCCTCTTCGGCGGAGCCTTCGTTCAGATGAAGGGTCCGAACCGCGTCATCAACCCGGCGATCTTCCACGGAGCCCTCACCCAGCTCGTGACCGGCATCCTGCTCGTCGGGGTCAAGGAGATGGGCGACATCGGTAATCCCGTCAACAACATCAAGATCGGCGCCAAGCTGCTGGTGCTGATCGCCATCTTCGTGATGGTGTTCATCAACCGGAAGAAGGACAACGTCCCCGCCGGTCAGTTCTGGGCGATCTTCGCCCTCACGCTGATCAACGCCGGGATCGCCGTCTTCTGGTGACCTGAAAAACGGCAAGAGGGGGCGGCGCCACGCGGCGCCGCCCCCTCTTTCTGGCTCAGCCGGTCAGAAGAAGGGCCGCCAGGGGGAGAGGAAGGCCTCGGTTGCCTTCGCGATCCAGGATCGTGCCCGCCAGCGCTCCTCGTTCAGCTCGATGCAGTTGGACAGGTCGGTGCGGTAGATCTGCTCCATCTGCGCGGCCAGGTCCTCGTCTATGACCTCCAGGTTGATCTCGTAGTTGCCCCTCAGCGAGAGCCGGTCGAGGTTGGCCGTGCCGATCGTCGTCCAGTGGCCGTCGATGGTGCCGGTCTTGGCGTGCACCATCGCGCCCTGGTAGAGGAACAGGCGGATCCCCGAACTTAGCAGCTGGTCGTAGAAGCCGCGCGACAGCCAGTCGGCCACGATGTGGTTCGAACGCTGCGGGATGATGATGCGCACGTCGACCCCACGGTGCGCCGCCTCGCGCAGGGCCGCCACGAAGTCGTCGTCGGGCAGCAGGTACGCATGCGTGAGCCAGATCCGCTCCTGCGCCCGGTCGATCGCCTCCAGGTACATGTTGCGGATCGGATAGACCTGGATCCTCGGCGTGTTGCGGTGCAGGAGCAGGTAGTAGGCCCAGGTACGGGCGGGATTGTCGGTGATGGCCTTGCGCTGCCGCCCGAGGTTCTGGTTCCAGAAGTCGATGAAGGCGTTGTCGAACTCCGCCGCCTCCGGACCGACGATGCGGGCGTGGGTGTCGCGCCAGCCGGTCGCGTAGAGGTCACCGATGTTGTAGCCGCCGATGAAGCCGATCTCGCCGTCCACGCACAGCAGCTTGCGGTGGTCGCGTCCCCACGTCTTCGGGCGCCATGGCACCGGGAAGACGGGGTAGGAGAGGGTGTGCACCTTCTTCGAGATCCCTCGGTAGAACTTCGGGGAGACGACCAGGTTGCCGAAGCCGTCCCACACCGCGTAGACGTCGACGCCTCTGTCCGCCGCGCGGTTGAGGGCGTCGACGAACTTCTGACCCATCTCGTCCGACTTCCAGATGTAGGACTCGAAGTAGACGTGGTGCTGAGCGCCCTCGATCGCCTCCAGCATCGCCTCGTAGAGGTACTCGCCGTAGGTGTAGACCGTCACCTCGTCACGCTGCACCGGCACCGGGTCGTTGCGGGTGACCGGGAACTTGCGCAGCTTGCGCTTCTTTCTGCGCAGCGACTCGACCAGCGTCATCGTGGCCATCGCCAGGAGTTGCAGGATCAGCACCGAGG harbors:
- a CDS encoding phospholipase D-like domain-containing protein — encoded protein: MRSSLAKVGRVLNRIMASVLILQLLAMATMTLVESLRRKKRKLRKFPVTRNDPVPVQRDEVTVYTYGEYLYEAMLEAIEGAQHHVYFESYIWKSDEMGQKFVDALNRAADRGVDVYAVWDGFGNLVVSPKFYRGISKKVHTLSYPVFPVPWRPKTWGRDHRKLLCVDGEIGFIGGYNIGDLYATGWRDTHARIVGPEAAEFDNAFIDFWNQNLGRQRKAITDNPARTWAYYLLLHRNTPRIQVYPIRNMYLEAIDRAQERIWLTHAYLLPDDDFVAALREAAHRGVDVRIIIPQRSNHIVADWLSRGFYDQLLSSGIRLFLYQGAMVHAKTGTIDGHWTTIGTANLDRLSLRGNYEINLEVIDEDLAAQMEQIYRTDLSNCIELNEERWRARSWIAKATEAFLSPWRPFF
- a CDS encoding GlsB/YeaQ/YmgE family stress response membrane protein, producing the protein MGTIIGYIVIGLLGGAIAKAIMPGEQGGGWVATILLGIVGAVLGGFLGGALLGVSYNEIFSFRGLIFSVVGALLVLFIYGLVTKRKA